The Microbacterium luteum genome includes a region encoding these proteins:
- a CDS encoding DUF1990 family protein, whose translation MVDIGSGSLTQVSEAKWRERPAGYRAWERSTDIGGGEQFWDWATFEVLRWGVKTRSGFTVTPDQRVSPGDRPVINAHPFGLSIREPVEVVDVVDTDTRVGFAYRTLPLHPVSGEEAFIIERAGDKVTLTIRSLTRERDLAVASCLPAPARGASVRPPPIPARPPQSRAVSGGATCEVRWRSPPCI comes from the coding sequence GTGGTCGACATCGGATCTGGTTCCCTCACGCAGGTCAGCGAAGCCAAGTGGCGAGAGCGGCCCGCTGGGTACCGGGCGTGGGAACGGTCGACCGACATCGGCGGCGGAGAGCAATTCTGGGACTGGGCCACGTTTGAGGTACTCCGGTGGGGCGTCAAGACCCGCAGCGGCTTCACCGTCACCCCTGATCAGCGGGTCTCACCAGGTGATCGTCCCGTCATCAACGCACATCCCTTCGGACTGTCGATCCGAGAGCCAGTAGAGGTGGTCGACGTCGTTGACACCGACACTCGAGTCGGTTTCGCCTATCGGACACTCCCGCTGCACCCCGTCTCCGGAGAAGAGGCGTTCATCATCGAACGCGCTGGTGACAAGGTAACGCTCACTATCCGTTCTCTCACCCGCGAGCGAGACCTGGCGGTGGCGAGTTGTCTACCCGCTCCTGCTCGCGGCGCAAGTGTTCGCCCGCCGCCGATACCTGCACGCCCTCCTCAGAGCCGCGCAGTAAGCGGTGGCGCAACGTGCGAAGTTCGGTGGAGGTCGCCGCCGTGCATCTGA
- a CDS encoding DNA/RNA helicase domain-containing protein — protein sequence MTRGAASVYVGETVNAASRMRQHLANPTKDGLRSVRVVFDETFNKSACLDLESHLIRWLAGDGQFSVMNGNEGIIDARYYEREVYRESFRGIFEQLRVEGIFQRSIPEIENSDLFKLSPFKVLTPEQAIAVEDIVEGLLGDLETGVPSSSVIEGHPGTGKTIVAIFLMKLLADIRDFDDGDEIEPDSMFAEFFVPENRDLLKRLRIGFVVPQQSLRESIKRVFKKTPKVAVDQVLSPFDVGVSDERWDILIVDETHRLNQRANQSSGVNNKRFITINEKLFGADDSSKTQLDWIRAQSSHQIYLLDAEQTVRPADLPRETLRGLVEQARSAHRQYPLATQMRVRAGADYVEFVRAMLRGEAGTSDRPDLGEYDLRFFHDLAAMWNEILDRNIEHGLARLVAGYAWDWKSRRDPSAFDIEIDGLQLRWNSQAKDWINSARSIDEVGSIHTVQGYDLNYAGVIIGNELRYDPDARRLFIDRDSYRDAKGKENNKQRELTYSDDDLLEFIRNIYGVLLTRGIRGTYVYVCDPNLRAYVEGAIASR from the coding sequence GTGACGCGTGGCGCGGCATCCGTCTACGTAGGCGAGACGGTCAACGCGGCCTCGCGGATGCGCCAGCACCTCGCCAACCCCACGAAAGACGGACTCCGCAGCGTGCGCGTCGTCTTCGATGAGACCTTCAACAAGTCCGCCTGTCTGGATCTCGAATCGCACCTCATCCGATGGCTTGCCGGCGACGGCCAATTCAGCGTGATGAACGGCAACGAAGGAATTATCGACGCGCGCTACTACGAGCGTGAGGTCTATCGCGAGAGCTTTCGAGGCATCTTCGAGCAGCTCCGGGTTGAGGGAATCTTTCAGCGCTCGATTCCTGAGATCGAGAACAGCGACCTCTTCAAGCTTTCACCTTTCAAGGTGCTCACGCCTGAGCAGGCGATCGCCGTCGAGGACATCGTTGAGGGATTGCTCGGGGATCTCGAGACCGGCGTTCCATCGTCAAGTGTGATCGAAGGGCACCCGGGCACGGGGAAGACGATCGTCGCGATCTTCCTGATGAAGCTGCTCGCCGACATCCGTGACTTCGACGATGGTGACGAGATCGAGCCCGACTCGATGTTCGCCGAGTTCTTCGTGCCGGAGAACCGAGACCTTCTCAAACGCCTTCGAATTGGGTTCGTCGTGCCGCAGCAGTCGCTCCGCGAGTCGATCAAGCGGGTGTTCAAGAAGACTCCGAAAGTCGCCGTGGACCAGGTCCTCAGCCCTTTCGACGTCGGTGTGTCGGACGAGCGCTGGGACATCCTCATCGTGGATGAGACGCACCGACTCAACCAGCGAGCAAACCAGTCCTCAGGCGTCAACAACAAGCGCTTCATCACAATCAACGAGAAGCTCTTCGGCGCGGATGACTCGTCGAAGACGCAACTCGACTGGATCCGCGCGCAGAGCTCCCATCAGATCTACCTGCTCGATGCAGAGCAAACGGTGCGACCGGCAGACCTGCCGCGGGAGACTCTTCGGGGGCTCGTCGAGCAAGCTCGCTCCGCGCACCGCCAGTACCCGCTCGCGACGCAAATGCGCGTGCGTGCGGGCGCGGACTATGTCGAGTTCGTCCGAGCGATGCTCCGCGGCGAGGCGGGGACTAGTGATCGTCCAGACCTCGGCGAGTACGACCTCCGGTTCTTTCATGATCTGGCAGCGATGTGGAACGAGATCCTCGATCGCAACATCGAGCACGGGCTTGCGCGTCTCGTCGCTGGCTATGCGTGGGACTGGAAGAGCCGCCGCGACCCGAGCGCATTCGATATCGAGATCGACGGGTTGCAGCTGCGTTGGAACAGCCAGGCGAAGGATTGGATCAATAGCGCCAGGTCAATTGACGAAGTCGGATCGATCCACACCGTCCAGGGATACGACCTCAATTACGCCGGCGTCATTATCGGCAACGAACTCCGCTATGACCCGGACGCTCGGCGTCTCTTTATCGACCGCGACTCGTATCGCGACGCGAAGGGCAAGGAGAACAACAAGCAGCGGGAGCTCACGTATTCGGATGACGATTTGCTCGAGTTCATCCGCAACATCTACGGGGTGTTGCTGACCCGCGGGATCAGGGGGACGTACGTGTACGTATGCGATCCCAACCTGCGGGCGTACGTCGAGGGTGCGATCGCGTCACGTTAG
- a CDS encoding nuclease-related domain-containing protein, with protein sequence MTAPSSTDRFGTVPAAAVIAACLQAQADVPARSGFARAFGRTPLSADSRPWYLGALGELRVAALLARLGPEWTVLHSVPIGERGSDIDHVVVGPAGVFTINTKFHEDARVWVGSRRLMVNGQKTDYLRNSRYETQRVSRLMSMAIAESVDVHAVIVLVGARSITIREQPTDVAVLRDNELVRWLNRRPVTLNDDDRNRVASTLSRRETWSGAPVPAPEIDEPAFAHLRREVIAARRVRLAWATATLAGFITVVGTFTIDAYAILFGG encoded by the coding sequence GTGACCGCGCCGAGTTCGACTGACCGGTTTGGCACGGTCCCCGCCGCCGCTGTCATTGCCGCGTGCCTTCAAGCGCAGGCGGATGTTCCCGCACGGTCGGGGTTCGCGCGAGCGTTCGGCCGGACGCCGCTGTCCGCGGACTCGCGGCCCTGGTATCTCGGAGCTCTTGGTGAGCTGCGCGTCGCTGCGCTGTTGGCGAGGCTTGGCCCAGAGTGGACGGTGCTGCACTCCGTCCCCATTGGCGAACGTGGCAGCGACATCGACCATGTCGTGGTCGGCCCGGCCGGCGTCTTCACGATCAACACGAAGTTCCACGAGGACGCGCGCGTGTGGGTCGGCAGTAGACGGCTGATGGTGAATGGTCAAAAGACCGACTATCTGCGCAACTCTCGATACGAGACGCAACGGGTCTCGAGACTGATGAGCATGGCGATCGCAGAATCGGTCGACGTGCACGCCGTGATCGTTCTGGTCGGCGCCCGCAGCATCACGATTCGTGAGCAACCCACCGACGTGGCAGTGCTCCGTGATAACGAGCTCGTGCGCTGGCTGAACCGCCGTCCCGTCACGCTCAACGACGATGATCGCAACCGGGTCGCCAGCACTCTTTCGCGTCGAGAAACCTGGTCCGGCGCCCCCGTGCCTGCACCAGAAATCGACGAGCCAGCATTTGCTCACCTTCGCCGCGAAGTCATCGCCGCGCGACGGGTTCGCCTGGCCTGGGCTACGGCGACGCTGGCCGGCTTCATCACGGTCGTCGGCACATTCACTATCGACGCCTACGCGATCCTTTTTGGAGGGTGA
- a CDS encoding nucleotide pyrophosphohydrolase, with protein MTSERVRQALVEFVRERDWAQFHTPANLAKSISIEAGELLECFQWGDDGDDARVREELADVMTYCTLLAMRLGVEPDEIVLEKLAVTAEKYPVERAKGRSAKYDAL; from the coding sequence GTGACGAGCGAGCGAGTGCGCCAGGCCCTAGTTGAGTTCGTGCGCGAGCGGGATTGGGCCCAGTTCCACACCCCCGCGAACCTCGCGAAGAGCATTTCCATCGAAGCGGGTGAATTGCTCGAGTGCTTTCAATGGGGAGACGACGGCGACGACGCGCGAGTGCGTGAAGAGCTCGCAGACGTGATGACGTATTGCACCCTGCTCGCCATGCGACTTGGCGTCGAGCCTGATGAGATCGTGCTGGAGAAGCTCGCCGTGACTGCCGAGAAGTACCCCGTCGAACGAGCGAAGGGGCGAAGCGCCAAATATGACGCCCTTTGA
- a CDS encoding IS1380 family transposase, which translates to MQFKHAPAGVSAVFDDPNLVSAAGLVPMLRLARSAGLDELARERLSVPADKGANAGAKVMALVAGMLAGADSIDDMNLLRHGGIGRLFDRTYAPSTLGSFLREFRFGHVRQLDAVASRVFANLAVNAPLLRAGDGERVMVDLDDTIIEVHGYQKQGAGFGYSGVRGLNALLATASTTSSAPVILGQRLRQGKTGSPKGAARIVGDALATLRRTGVAAGTRPLLRADSAFYGHATVGTAITAGADVSVTVRMDPAVKAAIATIPDDAWTMIEYTDSIRDETTGQLISKAEVAEVPFTAFRSRKKAEQVAGRLVVRRVPDLNPRQVQQPTLFDVWRHHAFFTTTAKDVMDTVAADKTHRGHAIIEQVHADLKAGPLAHLPSGVFTANSAWLVLAVIAFNLTRTAGVIADRVGRLARATTATIRRTLINVPARLARSARRITLHLPEAWPWEHAFTQLFKITHAPPPTVTT; encoded by the coding sequence ATGCAATTCAAGCACGCTCCTGCTGGGGTGTCCGCGGTGTTCGACGATCCGAATCTCGTGTCGGCCGCGGGGCTGGTGCCGATGCTCCGTCTGGCGCGTTCCGCGGGGCTGGACGAGCTCGCGCGTGAGCGGTTGAGCGTCCCGGCGGACAAGGGCGCCAACGCGGGTGCGAAGGTGATGGCACTGGTCGCGGGCATGCTCGCCGGGGCGGACTCGATCGACGACATGAACCTGCTCCGCCATGGCGGAATTGGCCGGTTGTTCGACCGGACGTATGCGCCGTCGACGCTCGGGTCGTTCCTGCGGGAGTTCCGGTTCGGACACGTCCGCCAGCTCGACGCCGTCGCCTCCCGGGTGTTCGCGAATCTCGCTGTCAACGCGCCGCTGCTCCGAGCAGGCGATGGCGAGCGGGTGATGGTCGATCTTGACGACACGATCATCGAGGTCCACGGATACCAGAAGCAGGGCGCCGGTTTCGGATACTCCGGCGTCCGCGGCCTGAACGCCCTCCTCGCCACGGCATCGACCACCTCGTCGGCGCCGGTAATCCTCGGGCAGCGGCTGCGGCAAGGGAAGACCGGGTCCCCGAAGGGGGCCGCACGGATCGTCGGCGATGCTCTGGCGACCCTGCGCCGCACCGGTGTCGCCGCAGGGACTCGGCCGCTGCTGCGGGCGGACTCCGCGTTCTACGGACACGCGACCGTCGGCACCGCGATCACAGCCGGCGCCGACGTGTCGGTGACCGTCAGGATGGACCCCGCAGTGAAGGCCGCGATCGCGACCATCCCCGATGACGCGTGGACGATGATCGAGTACACCGACTCGATCCGTGACGAGACCACCGGGCAGCTGATCTCCAAAGCCGAAGTCGCCGAGGTCCCGTTCACTGCGTTCCGATCGAGGAAGAAGGCCGAACAGGTCGCAGGACGGTTGGTGGTGCGCCGGGTCCCCGACCTGAACCCGCGACAGGTGCAGCAGCCGACGCTGTTCGACGTCTGGCGGCATCACGCGTTCTTCACCACCACAGCGAAGGACGTGATGGACACGGTGGCCGCGGACAAGACGCACCGCGGTCACGCGATCATCGAGCAAGTCCACGCCGACCTCAAAGCGGGGCCGCTCGCGCACCTGCCCTCCGGGGTGTTCACCGCGAACAGCGCCTGGCTGGTGCTCGCCGTGATCGCGTTCAACCTCACCCGGACCGCTGGGGTCATCGCCGACCGGGTGGGACGGCTCGCGAGAGCAACGACCGCGACGATCCGCCGCACCCTGATCAACGTCCCCGCACGGCTGGCACGCTCCGCGCGCCGGATCACGCTCCACCTGCCCGAGGCCTGGCCCTGGGAGCACGCGTTCACACAACTCTTCAAGATCACGCACGCACCACCGCCAACGGTAACCACCTGA
- a CDS encoding SIR2 family protein, with amino-acid sequence MWITGDVELPDEVLAAQAEGRLVLFVGAGASVAPPSDLPLFGALAQKLADLARVHYDDAIAIDYFLGSMPDDFDTHGHTRDIITTGESLPNSTHRALIRLASATGSFRVVTTNFDDHLASAAAGEGIAIADKWIGPALPLGDDFEGLVHLHGSVTRHPRELVLTDQDFGRAYLTAAWATRFLLPMFQRFTVVFIGYSHDDPIMRYLALGLPSGTPRFVLTSADSAHDVKWKRLGVRPVAYPVTGHDHGALVQALEAWDVRARMGQIEHGARVQEIVSAGTALTPVDRDYLVERLSRREGAVDFAKATESVSTELKLEWLRWLESFAGFKQLFESGEVGDASAVLANWFSRSFLAEPGLHGAALQTVQRLGQTFAEPLFTTASFAVEELARADPTAGHRWRTILATSVHGFTAPARSDLLLPFAPGADPQSVSALRFAVRPFLVLKRRWFVEEPEAPTAVPDADVKWNGEEYSLTPHLSAAVQAAQPGDRSLGLALEEALTAAYDLLDTYRGESGWDALSFGRSAIEPHHQDEIREPIDAIIDALRDFGVRARGTEWDLPAGWWATERPLFRRIALHLTATDPNLDANTKLEWLLGRTDLYEDGLKHETYAVLAASVDGASSEIRQRVLQAVLLGPDLPAEAPDRDRHIEYGKYNLLVWLVTHAPAWMEATTALAALEQANKDFAPREHPDFDTWMSSGTWGGQLPMEPSEFAAAIRADAPTALADLLSRDFSEHAFDEPGWDDVLSLLAQAVEHDASMGEGLWNEVLAQATDQPRKAEMLRAIVAGWTKADLGSSAPIAVERASTLVSDAQAAHQIGRFLLEQIRMRVDDEEDDSLKGMRVMARALWLAHGSEFSHDEGTDVMSMAPLYLNSWPGSLALYWLTEIDRRWRQNRDDWSGLNEEERESVIQLLDGPRHALDATRPALASQLFFLFAADADFSSAHLLPLFNDDDSARLVWNAFLHHPRYNDRLLAAGLLDAMVTEWDRLGSITDEMIRQQFFGVVASVVSFAGITDQERQRLLDRSVLSENGAYAERFAQATTRFLGADRVDGAAVWDQWLRDHVQERLSGVPRIATAEELSCWADAVPHLDTAVPDGIALFDGHAPGFGEHPMTADFPAGVLAAHGAELIEFFAARASNTTPRGRAFSYRVRRLVDALRSELGDEVVDPLVGALRAKGVVDEPDV; translated from the coding sequence ATGTGGATTACCGGTGACGTTGAACTGCCCGATGAGGTGCTCGCCGCACAGGCCGAGGGGCGCCTGGTGTTGTTCGTTGGCGCAGGAGCAAGCGTCGCCCCGCCTTCGGATCTTCCGCTGTTCGGGGCACTGGCTCAGAAGCTCGCCGACCTCGCTCGCGTCCACTACGACGACGCCATCGCGATTGACTACTTCCTCGGATCGATGCCGGATGACTTCGACACTCACGGTCATACTCGAGACATCATCACGACGGGCGAATCCCTACCGAACTCTACGCACAGAGCTCTGATTCGGCTGGCTTCCGCGACAGGTTCCTTTAGGGTCGTCACGACCAACTTCGACGACCATCTCGCCTCGGCGGCCGCTGGAGAGGGTATCGCGATAGCGGATAAGTGGATCGGACCCGCGCTCCCTCTCGGGGATGACTTCGAAGGGCTTGTTCACCTCCACGGCTCCGTGACTAGACATCCACGCGAGCTCGTTCTCACTGACCAGGATTTCGGCCGCGCTTACCTGACCGCTGCGTGGGCGACGCGGTTTCTGTTGCCTATGTTCCAACGGTTCACGGTCGTCTTTATTGGTTACAGCCATGACGACCCGATCATGCGCTATCTCGCTCTTGGCCTGCCCTCTGGTACGCCCCGTTTCGTCCTGACCAGCGCCGACAGCGCGCATGACGTCAAATGGAAACGACTCGGCGTCCGGCCCGTTGCCTATCCAGTCACGGGGCATGACCATGGTGCGCTGGTCCAAGCTCTCGAGGCGTGGGATGTCCGCGCCCGGATGGGACAGATCGAACATGGTGCCCGTGTGCAGGAGATCGTTTCCGCGGGTACCGCTCTCACTCCAGTTGATCGCGACTACTTGGTCGAACGGCTGAGTCGCCGCGAGGGTGCCGTCGACTTTGCGAAGGCGACCGAATCGGTGTCAACCGAGCTGAAGCTCGAATGGCTTCGCTGGCTAGAGAGTTTCGCGGGGTTCAAGCAGCTCTTCGAATCCGGTGAAGTGGGCGACGCCTCTGCTGTCCTCGCGAACTGGTTCAGCCGTTCGTTTCTCGCTGAGCCCGGACTGCACGGTGCTGCGCTCCAGACCGTGCAACGCCTCGGTCAGACGTTCGCGGAACCGTTGTTCACCACAGCGAGTTTCGCCGTTGAGGAGCTGGCGCGAGCAGACCCAACGGCAGGACATCGATGGCGTACCATTCTTGCGACTTCGGTGCACGGGTTTACTGCGCCCGCACGCTCGGACCTTCTGCTTCCATTCGCTCCCGGCGCCGACCCGCAGAGTGTGTCCGCGCTAAGGTTCGCCGTCCGCCCGTTCCTCGTCCTGAAGCGACGATGGTTCGTAGAGGAGCCCGAGGCGCCAACGGCGGTGCCTGACGCCGACGTCAAGTGGAACGGTGAGGAGTATTCGCTGACCCCTCATTTGTCGGCCGCGGTCCAAGCGGCACAGCCTGGCGACCGCTCGCTTGGTCTTGCTCTTGAGGAGGCATTGACCGCAGCGTATGACCTACTCGACACCTATCGTGGGGAATCCGGTTGGGACGCACTGTCCTTCGGTCGTTCAGCAATCGAACCGCATCACCAGGATGAGATCCGCGAACCCATCGACGCAATCATCGACGCGCTACGCGACTTCGGCGTTCGAGCGCGCGGAACGGAGTGGGATCTGCCCGCGGGGTGGTGGGCAACTGAGCGGCCACTCTTTCGGCGAATTGCATTGCATCTGACGGCGACCGATCCGAATCTCGACGCGAACACGAAGCTTGAATGGTTGCTGGGCCGAACCGATCTGTATGAGGACGGCTTGAAACATGAAACCTATGCGGTCCTCGCGGCGAGTGTTGACGGTGCGTCCAGCGAGATCCGACAGCGGGTGCTTCAGGCCGTGCTTCTAGGGCCGGACCTTCCGGCGGAGGCTCCTGATCGCGATCGCCACATCGAATACGGCAAGTACAACTTGCTTGTGTGGCTGGTGACTCACGCGCCGGCGTGGATGGAGGCAACGACGGCCCTTGCGGCCCTGGAGCAAGCCAATAAGGATTTCGCTCCACGAGAGCACCCCGACTTCGACACGTGGATGTCATCCGGTACTTGGGGTGGTCAATTGCCTATGGAGCCGTCGGAGTTCGCGGCGGCGATCCGAGCCGATGCCCCGACGGCGCTCGCAGATCTGCTCTCGAGAGACTTCTCCGAGCATGCGTTCGACGAGCCGGGCTGGGATGACGTTCTCTCCTTGCTCGCGCAGGCCGTTGAGCACGACGCGTCGATGGGTGAAGGACTGTGGAACGAAGTGCTCGCGCAGGCCACGGACCAGCCGCGAAAGGCGGAGATGCTTCGAGCCATCGTCGCCGGATGGACGAAGGCTGACCTGGGATCCTCAGCGCCCATTGCCGTCGAGAGAGCAAGCACGCTTGTCTCGGACGCTCAGGCTGCGCATCAGATAGGGCGGTTTCTGCTTGAGCAGATACGGATGCGTGTTGACGATGAAGAAGATGACTCGCTGAAGGGCATGCGCGTCATGGCGAGGGCACTCTGGCTGGCGCACGGTAGCGAGTTCAGTCACGACGAGGGCACTGACGTGATGTCGATGGCACCCCTGTACCTCAACTCGTGGCCCGGCAGCCTTGCCCTCTACTGGCTGACCGAAATCGATCGGCGCTGGCGGCAGAATCGAGACGATTGGTCGGGGCTCAACGAGGAGGAGCGAGAGTCGGTGATTCAACTGCTCGATGGCCCACGCCATGCCCTTGACGCAACACGTCCCGCGCTCGCGAGCCAGTTGTTCTTCCTCTTTGCGGCAGACGCAGACTTCTCCTCCGCTCACCTTCTCCCACTGTTCAACGATGACGACAGCGCCAGGCTCGTATGGAACGCGTTCCTGCACCACCCGCGATACAACGACAGGTTGCTCGCCGCGGGTCTCCTGGACGCAATGGTGACGGAGTGGGATCGACTCGGGAGCATCACTGACGAGATGATCCGGCAGCAGTTCTTTGGCGTCGTCGCGTCGGTCGTGTCGTTTGCAGGCATCACTGACCAGGAGCGTCAGCGTCTCCTTGACCGAAGCGTGCTTTCGGAGAACGGTGCGTACGCGGAGCGCTTCGCCCAGGCGACCACTCGATTCCTCGGCGCCGATCGGGTCGACGGCGCGGCGGTTTGGGATCAATGGTTGCGCGACCACGTCCAAGAACGGCTCAGCGGCGTCCCGCGCATCGCAACGGCAGAAGAGCTCTCTTGCTGGGCCGACGCAGTCCCGCATCTCGATACCGCCGTCCCCGACGGCATTGCTCTTTTTGACGGGCATGCCCCCGGCTTTGGTGAGCATCCCATGACTGCCGACTTTCCCGCAGGAGTGCTCGCCGCCCACGGGGCCGAGCTGATCGAGTTTTTCGCAGCGCGCGCGAGTAACACGACCCCACGCGGACGCGCGTTCTCCTACCGAGTTCGTCGACTCGTAGATGCGCTTCGATCGGAACTCGGTGATGAGGTCGTCGACCCCCTCGTCGGCGCCCTGCGCGCGAAGGGTGTCGTGGACGAACCGGATGTCTAA
- a CDS encoding IS3 family transposase (programmed frameshift) yields the protein MAKPYPREFRDDVVAVARKGQAPLAQIAKDFGISEGSLSNWMKQADVEDGKRAGLTDDERKQLREANKRIRLLEQENEVLRRAAAYLSQANLPKIVFPLVHEMAAAGAPVRVPVAVALRVLGLSRQGYYQWLKAPVSDRDWDDAHVIDVLYDLHADDDTLGYRFLTDELESEHGVTASENRVHRLCRIAGIHASHHKKRSKPGSTGPAPHDDLLAVVDEHGVIRHEFVADGPNRVWLWDISEHPTREGKLYICAIKDVWSNKIVGYSIDTRMKSSLARAAMRNAIALRSPGGTICHSDRGGQFRAKRTQNLLRNNGLVGSMGRSYGAGDNASMESFFSLLQKNVLDTRRWDTRADLRLAMVTWIETKYNRRRRQRGLGKLTPVEFEMIYKDAEAA from the exons GTGGCAAAGCCCTATCCCCGAGAGTTCCGCGATGATGTCGTGGCCGTGGCCCGGAAGGGTCAAGCGCCGTTGGCGCAGATCGCGAAGGACTTCGGTATCTCCGAAGGATCGCTGAGCAACTGGATGAAGCAGGCCGACGTCGAGGACGGCAAGCGTGCCGGCCTGACCGACGACGAGCGCAAGCAGCTGCGTGAGGCGAACAAGCGGATCCGGCTGTTGGAGCAGGAGAACGAGGTGCTGCGGCGGGCTGCGGCGTATCTGTCGCAGGCGAACCTGCCG AAAATAGTCTTCCCGCTCGTCCACGAGATGGCTGCGGCCGGCGCTCCCGTGAGGGTGCCGGTCGCGGTGGCGTTGCGGGTCCTCGGCCTGTCCAGGCAGGGGTACTACCAGTGGCTCAAAGCCCCGGTCTCCGACAGGGACTGGGACGATGCGCACGTGATCGACGTGCTCTACGACCTCCATGCGGACGACGACACCCTCGGGTACCGGTTCCTCACCGACGAGCTCGAGTCCGAGCACGGGGTCACCGCGAGCGAGAACCGGGTGCACCGACTCTGCCGGATCGCGGGGATCCACGCATCGCACCACAAGAAGCGCAGCAAGCCCGGCAGCACCGGACCCGCGCCGCACGACGACCTGCTCGCCGTGGTCGACGAGCACGGTGTCATCCGGCACGAGTTCGTCGCCGACGGGCCGAACAGGGTCTGGCTGTGGGACATCTCGGAACACCCGACCAGAGAAGGCAAGCTCTACATCTGCGCGATCAAGGACGTCTGGTCGAACAAGATCGTCGGCTACTCCATCGACACCCGCATGAAGTCATCTCTCGCGCGGGCGGCGATGCGCAACGCGATCGCGCTGCGCTCACCTGGCGGCACGATCTGCCACTCCGACAGAGGCGGCCAGTTCCGCGCGAAACGCACCCAGAACCTGCTCCGCAACAACGGCCTCGTCGGCTCCATGGGCCGGTCTTACGGGGCCGGTGACAACGCGAGCATGGAGAGCTTTTTCAGCCTCCTCCAAAAGAACGTGCTCGACACGAGGCGCTGGGACACCCGCGCCGATCTTCGCCTCGCGATGGTCACCTGGATCGAGACGAAATACAACCGCAGGCGCCGCCAACGCGGCCTCGGCAAACTCACCCCCGTCGAGTTTGAGATGATCTACAAGGACGCAGAAGCGGCCTGA
- a CDS encoding restriction endonuclease, with protein sequence MLVLGVTADDKGAQLESLVKSVLSAQGHVRVRTNFVVAGGNELDIVAERESELLTQTQVTPIVGEAKAYGSPLTMPKWHALLGKLLIERASRHTTVGVLIALNGVNGHVAGSYAALKQHDAAVSIIDGGDLLMRAHASGEVADEDVARSAITAQFHREVRG encoded by the coding sequence GTGCTCGTACTTGGTGTCACCGCGGACGATAAGGGCGCTCAACTCGAGTCGCTGGTGAAGTCGGTCTTGTCAGCGCAGGGGCACGTCCGTGTCCGCACCAACTTCGTCGTGGCGGGCGGAAACGAGCTCGACATTGTCGCGGAGCGGGAATCGGAGTTGCTGACGCAGACGCAGGTGACACCAATCGTAGGAGAAGCAAAGGCGTATGGCTCACCGCTGACCATGCCGAAGTGGCACGCCCTCCTTGGCAAGCTGCTCATCGAACGAGCAAGCCGTCACACAACCGTCGGTGTTCTCATCGCACTAAACGGTGTCAACGGACACGTCGCGGGAAGCTATGCGGCCCTGAAGCAGCACGATGCCGCGGTCTCAATCATCGACGGCGGCGACCTGCTCATGCGGGCACACGCGTCCGGTGAGGTGGCAGACGAAGACGTTGCGCGCAGCGCAATCACGGCGCAGTTCCATCGCGAGGTCCGGGGCTAG